In Oryza sativa Japonica Group chromosome 2, ASM3414082v1, the following are encoded in one genomic region:
- the LOC107278028 gene encoding disease resistance protein RPM1, whose amino-acid sequence MTALVLTELHRMRDKKKASDTLAEDVAFIKKDLEFMESFLADAADAEKRSHTHHTTTTTTPSKSLRTWLRHIRGLSQDGNRSMGPAFRNAPHIGREMEKSHLIQLVSQNCENHHIISIWGMIGIGKTSFIRSVYESKEITSMFEQYAWVTILHPFNLHDFVTSLAQELDAHDFSLLGNGVQKSEESIKASKRRCPLVLDDVLSIEEWSLIQPHLPNETNTKIIVTTREASIAEHCSVTYKNIYKLEGLKEDAALALFKNKVFVDSSNTDLDLDMSTQAKLIIKECDGHPLAITNIAGFLARKQKTASEWKKLNDDFSSGSVTVFGEWRSSLDFSMMRMLRILDLEGTSGLKDDDLDQIGIFLHLSYLSLRGCADIYKLPNSLGNLWDIQVLDVSGTRIIKLPKTITKLKKLQYLCAGNVPKDDATSSIELKESSDLSKMVHEAIDDLEMPDFVAKSVQLGTTALDMTAAYCRKKMQNTDNVKMRDIYHEYCKVKFPSILHGLDMYGVEAPEGIDQLNDLHTLGVVNVAAEKAILHDLEKLKKLHKLGLTGVNKKNSQAVLSAIANLVLLHSLSLRSEGEPGLQGCLDHTFTPPSKLQSLKIYGNLVTLPTWITQIQNLTKLKLRST is encoded by the exons ATGACCGCGCTGGTGTTGACGGAGCTGCACCGGATGAGGGACAAGAAGAAGGCGTCCGACACGCTAGCGGAGGACGTGGCTTTCATCAAGAAGGATCTTGAGTTCATGGAGTCATTCCTGGCggatgccgccgacgccgagaagcGTAGCCACACCCAccacacgacgacgacgacgactccctCCAAGAGTTTGAGAACCTGGTTGCGACACATCCGCGGCCTGTCTCAGGACGGGAACC GATCAATGGGACCTGCTTTTAGGAATGCTCCACACATCGGACGAGAAATGGAAAAATCTCACCTCATTCAACTTGTTTCTCAGAACTGCGAGAATCATCATATTATCTCCATATGGGGAATGATTGGTATTGGCAAAACCTCCTTCATTAGGAGTGTCTATGAAAGCAAAGAGATCACTAGCATGTTTGAGCAGTATGCCTGGGTCACTATATTGCATCCTTTTAACCTTCATGATTTTGTTACGAGCTTAGCCCAGGAATTAGATGCACACGATTTTAGTCTTCTTGGAAATGGTGTGCAGAAGAGTGAAGAATCAATCAAGGCTTCGAAGAGAAGATGCCCCCTTGTCCTCGATGATGTATTATCTATTGAAGAATGGAGCTTGATACAACCACATTTGCCTAATGAGACAAACACAAAGATCATAGTCACCACAAGAGAAGCAAGTATTGCTGAGCATTGCTCGGTGACATACAAAAACATATATAAGCTGGAAGGTCTTAAAGAAGATGCGGCACTTGCACTCTTCAAGAACAAG GTATTTGTAGATAGTTCGAATACTGATTTGGATCTTGACATGTCTACTCAAGCAAAGCTCATTATAAAGGAGTGTGACGGTCATCCCCTTGCAATAACCAATATTGCTGGTTTCTTGGCAAGAAAGCAAAAAACAGCTTCGGAATGGAAAAAGTTGAATGATGATTTTAGTTCTGG ATCAGTGACTGTATTTGGGGAGTGGAGATCATCCTTAGATTTTAGCATGATGAGGATGCTTCGGATTCTTGATTTGGAGGGCACATCGGGTTTGAAAGATGATGACCTGGATCAAATTGGCATTTTTCTTCACCTCAGTTACCTTTCTTTGAGAGGATGTGCCGATATCTATAAACTGCCAAATTCATTGGGCAACTTGTGGGACATCCAGGTGTTAGATGTCAGTGGTACACGTATCATCAAGCTACCAAAGACCATCACCAAGCTGAAGAAGCTCCAATACCTTTGTGCCGGCAATGTACCAAAGGATGATGCCACCTCTTCTATAGAGTTGAAAGAATCAAGTGATCTTTCAAAAATGGTGCATGAGGCAATTGATGATCTAGAAATGCCAGATTTTGTAGCCAAATCAGTTCAACTTGGCACGACGGCATTGGACATGACAGCAGCTTAttgcagaaaaaaaatgcaaaatacTGACAATGTAAAGATGCGTGACATATACCACGAATATTGCAAGGTCAAGTTTCCTAGTATTCTACATGGACTTGACATGTATGGTGTTGAAGCTCCTGAAGGGATCGACCAACTGAATGACCTGCACACACTTGGTGTTGTTAATGTTGCAGCCGAGAAAGCCATATTACATGATCTTGAAAAACTTAAAAAACTACATAAGTTAGGATTGACGGGGGTCAATAAGAAAAATAGCCAAGCTGTTCTATCTGCCATTGCAAACCTTGTCCTCTTACACTCATTATCATTGCGATCAGAGGGGGAACCAGGTTTACAAGGTTGTTTGGATCACACATTCACACCTCCAAGTAAGCTTCAAAGCCTCAAGATTTATGGAAATCTAGTTACACTGCCAACATGGATCACCCAAATTCAGAATTTGACTAAGTTGAAGCTACGGAGCACCTAG